One window of the Pyxicephalus adspersus chromosome 5, UCB_Pads_2.0, whole genome shotgun sequence genome contains the following:
- the EPC1 gene encoding enhancer of polycomb homolog 1 → MFTNALQQEKSDVVRPKRKYEKKPKVLPSSPAAQQTSPAALPVFNAKDLNQYDFPSSDDEPLSQVMSGSSEAEEENDPDGPFAFRRKAGCQYYAPHLDQTGNWPWCSPEQGGLGDIRYRYCLTTLTVPEKCIGFSRRRVGRGGRYYFFFFYCEF, encoded by the exons ATGTTTACCAATGCTTTACAgcaggagaagtctgatgttgtACGACCGAAGCGTAAATATGAAAAGAAGCCCAAAGTCTTACCCTCCTCCCCTGCTGCTCAGCAGACAAGCCCTGCTGCACTGCCAGTGTTTAATGCTAAAGATCTGAATCAGTATGACTTTCCTAGCTCTGACGATGAGCCCCTATCACAG gtcATGTCCGGTTCATCAGAAGCCGAGGAAGAAAACGATCCAGATGGTCCCTTTGCTTTCCGTAGGAAAGCTGGCTGCCAGTACTATGCT CCTCATTTGGACCAAACTGGCAATTGGCCATGGTGTAGTCCAGAGCAAGGTGGACTGGGAGACATTCGCTATAGATACTGCCTCACTACCCTCACTGTTCCCGAAAAGTGTATTGGGTTTTCACGAAGACGAGTTGGGCGTGGTGGAaggtattatttcttttttttttactgtgaatttTAA